The following proteins come from a genomic window of Mucinivorans hirudinis:
- a CDS encoding tRNA-i(6)A37 methylthiotransferase codes for MKKIDAQALRLATAGGGKIYIETYGCQMNVGDSEVVLSIMKDNGYERTEYIDNADVILINTCAVRDNAEQRIWGRLFEMRAVKRRRGWVMVGIIGCMAERLKEELMEREQVVDLVVGPDSYRSLPDLVRTAATGGKAINVMLSHEETYAEISPVRTDKNGVSAFVAIMRGCNNMCSYCVVPYTRGAERSRSFETIINEVRNLFERGYREVTLLGQNVNSYMDGQVGFAQLLRAVAEISPLLRVRFATSHPKDLSDEVINVIASYKNICRSIHLPAQSGSNVMLQVMNRKYTREWYLERISAIKKSIPECSVSTDLIAGFCGETEQDHADTLSLMNEVGYEFAYMFKYSERPNTKAARTMADDISEDVKTARLTEIINLQNELSLASNKRDIGKVFEVLVEGQSKRSAEQLFGRTSQNKVVVFDGRGAKVGDYVDVVVNSCSSATLMGEVV; via the coding sequence GTGAAAAAGATTGATGCACAGGCACTCAGGCTGGCAACTGCCGGTGGAGGCAAAATTTATATCGAAACCTATGGTTGCCAGATGAATGTGGGCGACTCGGAGGTGGTACTATCCATTATGAAAGATAATGGATATGAGCGCACCGAATACATTGACAATGCAGATGTTATCCTAATAAATACCTGTGCCGTGCGCGACAATGCCGAGCAGCGTATTTGGGGGCGTTTGTTTGAGATGCGTGCCGTAAAGAGACGTCGAGGTTGGGTGATGGTGGGCATTATTGGTTGTATGGCGGAACGGCTCAAAGAGGAGTTGATGGAGCGCGAGCAGGTGGTCGATTTGGTTGTTGGTCCCGACTCCTATCGCTCACTGCCCGACCTGGTTCGTACTGCTGCAACGGGGGGCAAAGCCATCAATGTGATGCTCTCACACGAGGAGACCTACGCCGAAATTTCGCCCGTACGCACGGACAAAAACGGAGTTTCTGCATTTGTGGCAATTATGCGTGGTTGCAATAATATGTGTTCTTATTGCGTTGTGCCCTACACGCGTGGCGCGGAGCGCAGCCGTAGTTTTGAAACTATAATAAATGAGGTGCGCAATTTGTTTGAACGGGGTTATCGCGAGGTAACACTGTTGGGACAGAATGTAAATTCATATATGGATGGGCAGGTGGGTTTTGCGCAACTTTTGCGGGCGGTGGCGGAGATTTCGCCGTTGCTGCGTGTGCGCTTCGCAACCTCTCACCCCAAGGATTTGTCGGATGAAGTCATAAATGTTATTGCTTCGTATAAAAACATCTGTCGTTCGATTCACCTGCCGGCGCAATCGGGAAGCAATGTAATGTTACAAGTTATGAATCGCAAATATACGCGTGAGTGGTATTTGGAGCGTATTAGCGCCATAAAAAAATCAATTCCCGAATGCTCAGTTTCGACTGACCTTATAGCGGGCTTTTGCGGAGAGACGGAGCAGGATCACGCCGACACTTTGTCACTGATGAACGAGGTGGGGTATGAGTTTGCCTATATGTTCAAATACTCGGAACGCCCCAACACCAAGGCTGCCCGCACAATGGCGGACGATATTTCGGAGGATGTCAAAACCGCCCGTTTGACCGAGATTATAAATCTGCAAAATGAGCTCTCTTTGGCAAGCAACAAGCGTGACATTGGCAAAGTGTTTGAGGTGTTGGTGGAGGGGCAGTCGAAGCGGTCGGCAGAACAACTCTTCGGGCGCACTTCTCAGAATAAGGTTGTGGTTTTCGATGGTCGCGGGGCGAAAGTAGGTGATTATGTTGATGTGGTTGTCAATAGCTGCTCATCGGCTACGCTGATGGGGGAGGTGGTTTAG
- a CDS encoding Transcription accessory protein (S1 RNA-binding domain), producing MTIIELTAQQVGISFRQVDATIAMLAQGATVPFLSRYRKEATGGLDEVQIGKIAEQYARLQDIVARKITILETIESQGKLTGELRTRIENCWSAVELEDIYLPYKPKRTTKAEIARRRGLESLAKILMSQNENDVQTRAAKFMTEEVKSEKEALQGARDIIAEWVNEDELTRNTVRGSFRATAEIVSKVVKGKEAEGDKYLDLFDYSTPLKKCPSHRLLALRRAEDEGFIKVSINPDMEGCLERLNRRYVRGTNNSSEQVRLAVEDSFKRLLKPSIETEFAAESKLKADQEAIAVFATNLRQLLMAAPLGQKRVMGVDPGYRTGCKIVCLDAQGALLYNYTIFPHPPQKELAKSEAAIRGLIEKFEIQAIAVGNGTASRESEDFFKPIAKDYGIQLFVVSENGASIYSASEVARDEFPDYDVTVRGSVSIARRLVDPLAELVKIDPKSLGVGQYQHDVDQKLLKTALDTVVESCVNTVGVNINTASRQLLSYVSGIGDTLAQNIVDYRTANGAFRSREEIKKVARMGPKSYEQCAGFLRIDGANPLDNSAVHPESYQIVARMAADLNVTVSELIKNKELQKSIKSENYITDKVGLPTLTDIRSELEKPGRDPRGEVKALEFDDSIRKIEDLHEGMILNGIVNNVTAFGCFVDIGIKENGLVHLSQMANRFVKDANEIVKLHQHVRVRVLSVDLARGRVQLSMKL from the coding sequence ATGACAATCATAGAACTTACTGCCCAACAGGTCGGCATATCTTTTCGGCAGGTAGATGCCACCATTGCGATGCTTGCCCAAGGTGCAACCGTCCCTTTCCTGAGTCGCTATCGCAAGGAGGCGACAGGCGGGCTTGATGAGGTGCAAATCGGTAAAATTGCCGAACAATATGCACGTTTGCAGGATATTGTTGCACGCAAGATTACTATTTTAGAGACTATTGAGTCGCAAGGCAAACTCACGGGCGAGCTCCGCACACGCATCGAAAATTGTTGGAGCGCAGTAGAATTAGAGGATATTTACCTCCCATATAAACCCAAGCGCACGACAAAGGCGGAGATTGCTCGCCGGCGTGGGCTTGAGTCGCTGGCAAAGATTTTGATGAGCCAGAACGAAAACGATGTGCAGACGCGGGCGGCAAAATTTATGACCGAAGAGGTCAAGAGTGAAAAGGAGGCATTGCAGGGTGCGCGTGATATTATTGCCGAGTGGGTCAATGAGGATGAACTGACGCGTAACACCGTGCGTGGGTCGTTCCGTGCCACGGCAGAGATTGTCTCCAAGGTTGTCAAGGGCAAGGAGGCTGAGGGCGATAAATATCTCGACCTGTTCGACTACTCGACGCCACTCAAAAAATGCCCGTCACATCGCCTGTTGGCACTGCGCCGCGCCGAGGATGAGGGTTTTATTAAGGTCTCCATAAATCCCGATATGGAAGGATGTCTCGAACGACTAAATCGCAGATATGTTCGCGGTACAAATAACTCATCGGAGCAGGTACGCCTTGCAGTGGAGGACTCTTTCAAACGCTTATTGAAGCCTTCTATTGAGACCGAGTTTGCCGCAGAGTCGAAATTAAAGGCTGACCAAGAGGCTATTGCAGTCTTTGCAACCAACCTACGCCAGTTGTTGATGGCTGCGCCGCTGGGACAGAAACGGGTGATGGGGGTAGACCCTGGCTACCGCACGGGGTGCAAAATTGTCTGCTTGGATGCGCAAGGGGCACTGCTTTACAACTATACAATCTTTCCACACCCACCTCAAAAAGAGTTGGCAAAGTCGGAGGCTGCAATTCGCGGACTTATAGAAAAGTTTGAGATTCAGGCAATCGCCGTGGGCAATGGCACTGCCAGTCGCGAGAGTGAAGATTTCTTTAAGCCTATTGCCAAAGATTATGGTATTCAGCTGTTTGTGGTGAGCGAGAATGGCGCTTCGATATATTCGGCATCGGAGGTGGCGCGAGATGAGTTCCCGGATTACGACGTGACGGTGCGTGGCTCGGTGAGCATAGCCCGTCGATTGGTAGACCCGCTGGCGGAACTTGTGAAAATCGACCCGAAGTCTCTCGGAGTGGGGCAGTATCAGCACGATGTAGACCAGAAATTGTTGAAAACAGCGTTGGATACAGTGGTTGAGAGCTGTGTTAATACGGTGGGTGTCAATATCAACACGGCAAGCAGGCAGCTATTGAGCTATGTTTCGGGCATAGGCGACACATTGGCACAGAACATTGTCGATTATCGCACGGCAAATGGCGCATTCCGCTCGCGCGAGGAGATTAAAAAGGTGGCACGGATGGGTCCTAAATCCTACGAACAGTGTGCAGGATTCTTACGCATTGACGGCGCAAATCCGTTGGATAACTCGGCGGTTCACCCCGAGAGCTACCAAATTGTGGCGCGAATGGCGGCAGACCTCAATGTAACGGTGAGCGAACTTATCAAAAACAAGGAGTTGCAAAAATCAATAAAGTCAGAGAATTACATCACCGACAAAGTGGGACTGCCGACCCTGACCGACATTCGGTCGGAACTCGAAAAGCCCGGCAGAGACCCACGCGGGGAGGTAAAAGCACTGGAGTTCGACGACTCTATTCGCAAGATTGAAGACCTGCACGAGGGTATGATTCTCAACGGTATAGTGAACAATGTCACCGCTTTCGGTTGCTTTGTTGATATAGGAATCAAAGAGAACGGACTGGTGCACTTATCACAGATGGCGAACCGCTTTGTCAAGGATGCAAACGAAATAGTAAAACTTCACCAGCACGTTCGCGTAAGGGTATTGTCGGTGGATTTGGCGCGGGGAAGGGTGCAGCTCTCGATGAAGTTATGA
- a CDS encoding Chaperone protein HtpG translates to MQTGKIGVTTENIFPIIKKFLYSDHEIFLRELVSNAVDATTKIKVLSSLGDYKGELGDQTIHVKLDEEAKTLTISDHGVGMTADEVEKYINQIAFSGAEEFMSKHKLDAQNIIGHFGLGFFSAFMVAEKVEIVTKSYKEGSQAVHWECDGSPDYTLQDSNRETFGTDIVLHFTSEDAEIFANKTKIEELLKKYCSFLPVAIAFGKEQEWDKDNKKYVDTDKDKIINDTKPLWKIAPSEITKELYDEFYHKLYPMAEEPLFHIHLNVDYPFNLTGVLYFPKLKNSFEFQKNKIQLYCNQVFVTDSVEGIVPEFLTLLNGVIDSPDIPLNVSRSYLQSDQNVKKISNHITKKVADRLAELFKSDRTEYEKKWDDLKIFIQYGVISNEKFGERAAEFTLLKNTDDYYYTFEQYSDLIKDGQTDKNGKLVILYTNDTIAQHSFIEKAKTKGYDVLVMDSPIESHFISFLEHKNENWTFKRIDADVVEKLVEKEESLAMALTIEQQETLRQVFTAALPKEKEVIYNVEFAALAAEEAPVVVTQNEFMRRMRDMSKTGGGYMNFYGEMADSYNIVVNGNNPLITDILGSVEKEVDAGLTDDARKEALSKAGESNGKLHQIIDLALLGTGLLKGEALTKFIKRSVSMI, encoded by the coding sequence ATGCAGACAGGAAAAATCGGGGTTACGACAGAAAATATCTTCCCCATAATCAAAAAATTTCTATACTCAGACCACGAAATCTTTCTTCGCGAATTGGTGAGTAATGCTGTAGATGCAACCACTAAAATCAAAGTACTTAGCTCATTGGGTGACTACAAGGGTGAACTTGGCGACCAGACCATCCACGTAAAGTTGGACGAGGAGGCAAAAACTCTTACCATTTCCGACCACGGCGTGGGTATGACAGCCGACGAGGTCGAGAAATACATCAACCAAATCGCCTTCTCGGGTGCCGAAGAGTTTATGAGCAAGCATAAACTTGATGCTCAAAATATCATCGGACACTTTGGGCTAGGTTTCTTCTCGGCATTTATGGTTGCGGAAAAGGTTGAGATTGTTACCAAGTCCTACAAAGAGGGCTCGCAGGCTGTGCATTGGGAGTGCGACGGCTCGCCTGATTACACGCTGCAAGACAGTAATAGAGAGACCTTTGGCACTGACATAGTTCTACATTTCACATCCGAAGATGCCGAGATTTTCGCCAATAAGACCAAAATAGAGGAGCTTCTTAAGAAGTATTGCTCATTCCTACCCGTTGCAATAGCCTTTGGTAAGGAGCAGGAGTGGGATAAGGATAATAAAAAATATGTTGATACAGATAAAGATAAGATAATTAACGACACTAAACCACTCTGGAAAATCGCCCCAAGCGAAATCACGAAAGAGTTGTACGATGAGTTCTACCACAAGCTCTACCCAATGGCGGAAGAGCCTCTATTCCACATCCATCTCAATGTCGATTATCCGTTCAATCTTACAGGTGTTTTGTATTTTCCCAAGCTCAAAAATAGCTTTGAATTTCAAAAAAACAAGATACAACTCTATTGCAATCAAGTCTTTGTAACCGATTCGGTGGAGGGTATTGTACCCGAGTTCCTGACACTCCTCAATGGTGTTATCGACTCGCCCGACATTCCGCTAAACGTCTCGCGTTCCTATTTACAGAGCGACCAGAATGTAAAGAAAATATCGAACCACATAACCAAAAAGGTGGCAGACAGATTGGCAGAGTTATTCAAAAGCGACCGGACAGAGTATGAAAAGAAGTGGGACGATCTCAAAATATTTATTCAATACGGCGTTATCAGCAATGAAAAATTTGGCGAGCGCGCCGCTGAGTTCACCCTTCTGAAAAATACGGACGATTACTACTACACTTTTGAGCAATACTCAGATTTAATCAAAGATGGCCAGACAGATAAGAATGGTAAACTTGTTATTCTATACACAAACGACACCATAGCACAACACAGTTTCATCGAAAAAGCGAAGACTAAGGGTTATGATGTTTTGGTGATGGACTCACCCATTGAATCTCACTTTATCAGCTTCTTAGAACATAAAAATGAGAACTGGACATTCAAGCGGATTGATGCCGATGTGGTTGAAAAGTTAGTTGAAAAAGAGGAGTCTTTGGCAATGGCACTCACTATAGAGCAGCAAGAGACGCTCCGCCAAGTATTTACAGCCGCTCTACCCAAGGAAAAAGAGGTGATTTACAACGTGGAGTTTGCGGCATTGGCAGCAGAGGAGGCTCCGGTTGTCGTGACTCAGAATGAGTTTATGCGCCGTATGCGTGATATGTCAAAAACCGGTGGCGGTTATATGAACTTTTATGGCGAAATGGCTGATAGCTATAATATTGTCGTTAATGGCAACAATCCCTTAATCACCGATATTTTGGGTTCAGTAGAGAAGGAGGTAGATGCAGGTCTAACTGATGATGCGCGCAAAGAGGCTCTGAGCAAGGCGGGAGAAAGCAACGGCAAACTGCATCAAATCATCGATTTAGCACTACTAGGCACTGGACTACTCAAAGGCGAGGCACTGACAAAATTTATTAAACGTAGCGTTTCGATGATATAA
- a CDS encoding Replicative DNA helicase, with protein MAEAVKKQQADRQKITDTIISVSQQKGKIPPQANELEEAVIGALMLEKHAILNVQELLKPESFYREAHQLIYQAVLDLSARIEPIDLLTVSNQLQRTGQLAAVGGAAYLASLTQKVGSAAHIEFHAKIVAQKHIQRQLIAASTDIQEQSFDDGRDVADLLEFAESEIFKIAEGNIKRDVQKSRDILSKALQTIEEAGQKPDGMSGCPSGFTDVDRMTMGWQPSDLVIIAARPSMGKTAFVLSLARNIAVDFQKAVGFFSLEMSSVQLMMRLIIGESGLESNLIKSGKLNPDQWKHLEVSVKPLAAAKLFIDDTPALSIFEFRSKARRLKMQHNVEIIIIDYLQLMTAGSADGKGNREQEVATISRSLKAIAKELNIPILALSQLNRSVESRGGTKRPQLSDLRESGAIEQDADIVAFIHRPEYYGLTTEEDGTPTAGMAQIIFAKHRNGAVGDVRLRFRAEQAKFVDWDDTGIHFAGGSSSAIEVSSSGWDDGGYDQLSQAQGSVAMAAPMGGGSFDDEAPF; from the coding sequence ATGGCAGAAGCAGTAAAAAAACAGCAAGCCGATAGACAGAAAATTACGGATACTATCATATCCGTAAGCCAACAGAAAGGCAAAATCCCTCCTCAGGCTAACGAGCTTGAGGAGGCGGTTATCGGTGCGCTGATGCTCGAAAAACACGCCATTCTCAATGTACAGGAGTTGCTTAAACCCGAATCGTTCTATAGGGAGGCACACCAACTTATCTATCAGGCTGTGCTCGACCTTTCGGCACGAATCGAACCCATTGACCTGCTGACAGTATCCAACCAACTCCAACGTACCGGGCAACTTGCCGCCGTGGGGGGAGCAGCGTACTTAGCCTCGCTCACTCAGAAGGTTGGCTCGGCTGCCCACATAGAGTTTCACGCCAAGATTGTTGCCCAAAAACATATTCAACGCCAGCTTATTGCCGCCTCGACCGACATTCAGGAACAGTCATTCGATGATGGACGAGATGTTGCTGACCTGCTGGAATTTGCTGAGAGTGAAATATTTAAGATTGCCGAGGGTAACATTAAACGCGATGTGCAAAAGTCGCGCGATATACTGAGCAAGGCACTTCAAACCATCGAAGAGGCGGGGCAAAAACCGGACGGGATGAGCGGATGCCCAAGTGGTTTTACGGATGTCGACCGTATGACGATGGGATGGCAACCATCTGACCTTGTCATTATTGCGGCTCGTCCATCGATGGGTAAAACTGCTTTCGTGCTCTCCTTGGCACGCAATATTGCGGTGGATTTTCAAAAAGCTGTCGGATTTTTCTCTTTGGAGATGAGCTCCGTACAACTAATGATGCGTCTGATTATCGGTGAGTCGGGCTTGGAATCGAACCTTATAAAAAGCGGCAAACTCAATCCCGACCAGTGGAAGCATTTGGAGGTTTCGGTAAAGCCGCTGGCTGCCGCAAAACTATTCATAGACGACACTCCGGCGCTATCTATTTTCGAGTTTCGCTCCAAGGCGCGCCGTCTTAAAATGCAACACAACGTAGAGATAATTATCATTGACTACTTGCAACTTATGACCGCAGGTTCGGCTGATGGTAAGGGCAATCGCGAGCAGGAGGTTGCCACAATCTCGCGCTCGCTGAAAGCTATTGCCAAGGAGTTGAACATTCCGATATTGGCACTCTCGCAGCTTAATCGCTCGGTAGAGAGTCGCGGTGGCACAAAGCGTCCACAGCTGAGCGACCTTCGCGAATCGGGAGCTATTGAGCAGGATGCTGATATTGTTGCATTTATCCATCGCCCTGAGTACTATGGACTTACCACCGAGGAAGATGGTACGCCCACGGCTGGTATGGCTCAAATAATTTTTGCGAAACACCGTAATGGAGCAGTGGGTGACGTGCGACTTCGTTTCCGTGCCGAGCAGGCTAAGTTTGTCGATTGGGACGATACGGGGATACACTTTGCAGGCGGCTCATCCTCGGCTATCGAGGTGAGTAGTAGTGGCTGGGACGATGGCGGATACGACCAACTGAGCCAAGCGCAGGGCAGCGTTGCAATGGCTGCTCCGATGGGGGGGGGGAGCTTCGATGATGAAGCACCGTTCTAA
- a CDS encoding Ribose-phosphate pyrophosphokinase — protein sequence MGSHQIKFFACRNSRRLTENIVEKYGSKLGNSGVLEFSDGEFQPYYDESIRGCTVFIVCSTYPPMDNLMELLLMVDAAKRASAHRVIAVIPYFGWARQDRKDRPRVSIGAKLVANLLRAAGVDRVMTMDLHADQIQGFFDVPVDHLYASGVFVPYLKSLEIENLSVAAPDMGGAKRANAYASYLHCPMIICHKQRSKANVVGSMTAIGDVEGRNIVVLDDMIDTAGTITKAADMMMERGASSVRAVITHPVLSGPAYERIASSSLREIIVTDTIPLKDGVDTSKFTVLSVADIFADTISRVYDYKEISSMFIF from the coding sequence ATGGGCAGTCATCAAATTAAATTCTTTGCGTGTCGTAACTCACGTAGATTGACAGAAAACATTGTAGAAAAATACGGCTCCAAGCTTGGAAACTCGGGAGTTTTGGAGTTTAGCGACGGCGAATTTCAACCATACTATGACGAGAGTATCCGCGGTTGTACAGTATTTATTGTCTGCTCGACCTATCCCCCGATGGATAATCTGATGGAGCTTTTGTTGATGGTGGATGCAGCTAAACGTGCTTCTGCTCACCGCGTTATAGCAGTAATACCATATTTCGGCTGGGCGCGCCAAGACCGCAAAGACCGTCCGCGGGTATCCATTGGAGCAAAATTGGTTGCCAACCTGCTGCGCGCGGCAGGCGTAGACCGTGTTATGACAATGGATCTGCACGCCGACCAGATCCAAGGCTTCTTTGATGTGCCCGTAGACCACCTCTACGCAAGCGGTGTTTTTGTTCCCTACCTCAAATCGCTCGAAATAGAGAACCTCTCGGTAGCTGCTCCCGATATGGGCGGAGCTAAACGAGCAAACGCCTACGCAAGCTACCTCCACTGTCCGATGATTATCTGCCACAAGCAACGTTCCAAGGCTAATGTTGTGGGTAGTATGACTGCCATTGGCGATGTCGAGGGACGCAATATTGTCGTCTTGGACGATATGATAGATACGGCGGGCACAATAACCAAGGCTGCCGATATGATGATGGAGAGGGGGGCAAGCTCGGTTCGTGCCGTTATCACCCATCCTGTGCTCTCGGGTCCGGCTTACGAGCGCATAGCCTCCAGCTCGCTTCGTGAGATTATAGTAACGGATACAATACCACTCAAAGATGGTGTGGATACCTCTAAGTTTACCGTGCTCTCCGTTGCAGATATATTCGCCGACACAATCAGTCGCGTGTATGACTACAAGGAGATTAGCTCGATGTTCATTTTTTAA